The bacterium genome includes a region encoding these proteins:
- a CDS encoding EamA family transporter, with protein MTNKPSYFWPVMALGVIGISFGSILIKLSTAQPLAIAFYRLLFSGLLMLPFYFRQTGPKKIPLSDLGWIALSALFLSLHFVTWVYSLSFTSVTSSVVLVTINPLFVSILGWVFLKEKTGPRILVAIAVVVAGGAIIGGRALAAGGMGNLGNLLALAGALMASGYLLTGRHLRKRLSLVTYTTICYSMTAVILLMASLAAKTPLGGFPKINYLYFALMAIGPQLLGHSIFNWGLKYLPTPRIAMLIIAEPVGATILAFLVLKQVPSIFEMIGAVFIMAGVYISAQEGKEPGIT; from the coding sequence ATGACCAACAAACCATCATATTTCTGGCCGGTGATGGCCCTGGGTGTGATAGGGATATCCTTCGGATCCATTCTGATCAAACTATCCACCGCCCAGCCGCTGGCCATAGCCTTTTACCGCCTGCTATTCTCCGGACTGCTGATGCTGCCGTTCTATTTTCGTCAAACGGGCCCGAAGAAAATTCCATTGAGCGATCTGGGATGGATCGCCCTGTCCGCTTTGTTCCTGAGCCTGCACTTTGTGACCTGGGTCTATTCCCTTAGCTTTACCTCGGTCACCAGTTCGGTGGTGCTGGTGACCATAAATCCCCTGTTCGTCAGCATCCTGGGCTGGGTGTTCCTTAAGGAGAAGACCGGCCCCCGGATCCTGGTCGCCATCGCTGTGGTGGTGGCCGGCGGGGCCATCATCGGGGGAAGGGCGCTGGCCGCCGGCGGGATGGGAAACCTGGGCAACCTGTTGGCCCTGGCCGGGGCGCTGATGGCCTCGGGCTATCTTCTGACCGGGCGGCACCTGAGAAAGCGGCTGAGCCTGGTGACCTATACCACCATTTGTTATTCCATGACGGCAGTAATACTATTGATGGCTTCCCTGGCCGCCAAGACACCTCTGGGCGGTTTCCCCAAGATAAATTATCTTTACTTTGCACTGATGGCCATAGGCCCGCAGCTGCTGGGGCACAGTATTTTCAACTGGGGTTTGAAGTATCTGCCCACCCCGCGGATCGCCATGCTGATAATAGCGGAGCCGGTGGGCGCAACCATTCTGGCTTTTTTAGTGCTTAAACAGGTGCCGTCAATATTTGAGATGATAGGTGCGGTGTTCATCATGGCGGGGGTGTATATCTCGGCGCAGGAAGGTAAAGAACCTGGAATCACATAA
- the nadB gene encoding L-aspartate oxidase yields the protein KLSRLGVAFTQGQSGGLDLGREGGHSKRRIVHAKDYTGQEVERALVHQIRSHPHITILEHHLAIDLIMSQSGGEDACRGAYVLEPKTGNILEYAAGITLLAAGGCGQAFLHTTNPAIATGDGIAMAYRAGAAVANMEFMQFHPTTLYQDSLDENERSFLISEAVRGEGAVLRDLKGRAFMPEYHKLADLAPRDVVARAIDSELKASGDFHVNLDIAPIGLEKFHDRFPNISQGCAQRGIDLLKNLIPVVPAAHYMCGGVKTDLDGRTSIHGLYAAGETACTGVHGANRLASNSLLEALVFADRAATAAVKEKPEAAAVPAWDYVGSVPSREKVVIRQNRLSIRWLLWNYAGIVRNDKRLWWAKNRLQSIMDEVHDYYWKYQVSPDLVELRNIAAVAKMIIDCAIQRKESRGLHYNQDHPGRDDVNFGKDTVITGRE from the coding sequence AAGCTTTCCCGTCTGGGGGTGGCCTTCACTCAAGGGCAGTCCGGCGGGCTGGACCTGGGGCGCGAAGGGGGGCACTCCAAACGCCGGATCGTCCACGCCAAGGATTATACCGGGCAGGAAGTGGAACGGGCCCTGGTGCACCAGATCCGCAGCCATCCCCACATCACCATCCTGGAGCACCATCTGGCCATAGACCTGATCATGTCCCAGAGCGGCGGGGAAGATGCCTGCCGCGGGGCCTATGTGCTGGAGCCCAAGACCGGTAATATCCTGGAGTATGCCGCGGGCATCACCCTGCTGGCGGCCGGAGGCTGCGGGCAGGCCTTTCTGCATACCACCAACCCGGCCATCGCCACCGGGGACGGCATTGCCATGGCCTACCGGGCCGGGGCCGCCGTGGCCAACATGGAGTTCATGCAGTTTCATCCCACCACCCTGTATCAGGATTCGCTGGACGAGAACGAGAGATCGTTCCTGATCTCCGAAGCGGTGCGGGGCGAGGGCGCGGTATTGCGCGACCTGAAGGGCCGGGCCTTCATGCCGGAATATCACAAGCTGGCCGACCTGGCTCCCCGCGATGTGGTGGCCCGGGCCATAGACAGCGAGCTGAAGGCCTCCGGCGATTTTCACGTCAACCTGGACATTGCCCCGATCGGGCTGGAGAAGTTCCATGACCGATTCCCCAATATCAGCCAGGGCTGCGCCCAGCGGGGGATTGATCTTTTGAAAAACCTGATCCCGGTGGTGCCGGCGGCCCATTATATGTGCGGCGGGGTAAAGACCGACCTGGACGGCCGCACCAGCATCCATGGTCTGTACGCCGCCGGGGAGACGGCCTGCACCGGCGTCCACGGGGCCAACCGTCTGGCCTCGAACTCCCTGCTGGAAGCACTGGTGTTTGCCGACCGGGCGGCCACGGCCGCCGTCAAGGAAAAACCGGAAGCGGCCGCCGTTCCGGCCTGGGATTACGTCGGATCTGTTCCCAGCCGGGAAAAGGTGGTGATCCGGCAGAACCGGCTTTCCATCCGCTGGCTGCTGTGGAATTACGCCGGGATAGTGCGGAACGACAAAAGGCTGTGGTGGGCCAAAAACCGCCTGCAGTCCATAATGGACGAGGTCCACGATTATTACTGGAAGTACCAGGTCAGCCCCGACCTGGTGGAACTGCGCAACATAGCGGCCGTGGCCAAAATGATCATAGACTGTGCCATCCAGCGCAAGGAATCCCGGGGCCTGCATTACAACCAGGATCATCCGGGGCGGGATGATGTGAATTTTGGGAAGGATACAGTGATAACCGGAAGGGAGTAA
- a CDS encoding type II toxin-antitoxin system RelE/ParE family toxin produces the protein MVDKKWVVLNYETDEGYCEIEMFLDSLSGRNRAKVLSWIAALTENGPYLPRPFADLVEDGIHELRIKLSGDQFRILYYFCYGNYIILSHPFRKSTDAIPEAEVRKAKKNRADFLQRNTLLKLQEQTHENI, from the coding sequence ATGGTGGATAAGAAATGGGTGGTATTAAACTATGAAACAGATGAAGGCTATTGTGAGATTGAAATGTTCCTTGATTCTTTGTCGGGCAGAAACCGGGCCAAAGTCTTAAGCTGGATAGCAGCCCTGACAGAAAACGGGCCTTATTTGCCAAGGCCATTTGCCGATCTGGTGGAAGACGGGATACATGAACTACGAATCAAATTATCGGGCGACCAGTTCCGGATACTTTATTATTTCTGTTATGGGAACTACATCATTCTATCGCATCCATTTCGAAAATCAACTGATGCTATCCCCGAGGCTGAGGTGCGGAAAGCAAAGAAGAACCGAGCCGATTTTCTCCAAAGGAATACCCTATTAAAACTACAGGAGCAAACCCATGAAAACATTTAG